From the Theobroma cacao cultivar B97-61/B2 chromosome 2, Criollo_cocoa_genome_V2, whole genome shotgun sequence genome, one window contains:
- the LOC18607750 gene encoding defensin-like protein 19 — protein sequence MPVAEAKLCQKRSKTWTGPCIKTKNCDHQCRKWEKAQHGACHWQWPGFACLCYVNC from the coding sequence ATGCCAGTGGCAGAAGCAAAATTATGCCAAAAGCGTAGCAAGACATGGACGGGCCCCTGTATCAAGACAAAAAACTGTGATCACCAGTGCAGGAAATGGGAGAAAGCACAGCATGGTGCTTGCCACTGGCAGTGGCCTGGATTTGCTTGCTTGTGCTACGTCAATTGTTAG
- the LOC18607751 gene encoding small heat shock protein, chloroplastic: MDRELNDGTILPCRSWSGGEGRAAWDIKYDENEIKLRFDVPGLAKGEIKVSVEDDTLVIKGDYKRRAGDDCWYCRGYSSYDTCLQLPESCDRENIKAELKDGVLLISIPQKKLERKTIDIEIQ; the protein is encoded by the coding sequence ATGGATCGGGAGTTGAATGATGGCACGATATTGCCCTGTAGGAGCTGGTCAGGAGGAGAGGGGCGTGCAGCTTGGGACATCAAATATGATGAAAACGAAATCAAGTTGCGGTTCGATGTGCCAGGACTCGCCAAGGGGGAAATTAAGGTCTCCGTGGAGGACGATACGCTTGTTATCAAGGGAGACTACAAAAGGCGAGCTGGAGATGATTGTTGGTATTGTAGGGGCTATAGTTCCTATGATACCTGTCTTCAGCTCCCCGAAAGCTGTGATAGAGAGAACATCAAGGCAGAGCTCAAGGATGGAGTTCTACTCATCTCCATTCCTCAGAAGAAATTAGAGCGCAAGACTATTGATATAGAAATCCAGTAA